Proteins co-encoded in one Cataglyphis hispanica isolate Lineage 1 chromosome 4, ULB_Chis1_1.0, whole genome shotgun sequence genomic window:
- the LOC126848669 gene encoding flap endonuclease 1, which translates to MGILGLSKLIADIAPGAIKERELKHYFGRKIAVDASMCLYQFLIAVRSEGAQLTTVDGETTSHLMGTFYRTIRLVEQGIKPVYVFDGKPPNLKSGELAKRAERRDEAQKLLQAAEEDGNVEAIDKFSRRLVKVTKNHADEAKQLLQLMGIPYIDAPCEAEAQCAALVKAGKVFATATEDMDALTFGCNVLLRRLTLSEARKLPVQEIHLDKVLTDLELNHDEFIDLCIMLGCDYTGSIKGVGPKRAIELIKNYRSLDKIIENIDTKKYSVPESWNYKEARLLFQEPEVMNAEDIQLKWSEPDEEGLVKFLCGDKQFSEERVRNGAKKLHKARNTSTQGRLDSFFKVLPTTPTPKRKIEEKKLPAKKAKTAGNSKFRGKAK; encoded by the exons ATGGGTATTTTAGGCTTATCGAAGCTCATAGCAGACATAGCTCCGGGAGCTATCAAAGAGCGAGAATTGAAGCATTATTTTG GTCGTAAAATTGCTGTTGATGCCTCTATGtgtttatatcaatttctcATAGCTGTGCGCAGCGAAGGAGCTCAGCTCACTACCGTAGATGGTGAAACGAcaag cCATTTAATGGGTACATTTTATCGGACCATACGTTTAGTAGAACAAGGGATAAAGcctgtatatgtatttgaTGGAAAGCCaccaaatttaaaaagtggAGAATTAGCTAAACGTGCTGAAAGGAGAGATGAAGCACAAAAACTCTTACAAGCTGCTGAAGAAGATg GAAATGTGGAGGCTATAGACAAATTTAGCAGAAGATTGGTTAAAGTTACAAAAAATCATGCCGATGAAGCTAAACAATTACTCCAATTAATGGGCATACCTTATATTGAT gcTCCTTGCGAGGCTGAAGCACAATGTGCTGCTTTAGTGAAAGCTGGTAAAGTCTTTGCCACTGCTACAGAAGATATGGATGCACTCACTTTTGGCTGCAATGTGCTACTTCGACGTTTAACTCTCAGCGAAGCCAGAAAATTACCTGTACAAGAGATTCATTTGGATAAGGTTCTTACAGATTTAGAGTTGAATCATGATGAG tttATTGATCTCTGTATTATGTTGGGTTGTGATTACACTGGGAGTATTAAAGGCGTTGGTCCAAAAAGGGCAatagaattgataaaaaattatagatctcttgataaaattattgaaaatatagataccaaaaaatattctgtaccAGAAAGTTGGAATTACAAAGAGGCAAGACTATTATTTCAAGAACCTGAAGTAATGAATGCAGAAGATATCCAa TTAAAATGGTCTGAACCAGATGAAGAAGGTCTGGTCAAGTTTTTATGTGGTGATAAACAGTTTAGTGAGGAACGGGTCAGAAATGGAGCTAAAAAACTTCACAAAGCTCGAAATACTTCCACACAAGGCAGATTGGATTCATTCTTCAAAGTTTTACCGACGACCCCGACACCGAAGCGAAag atagaagaaaaaaagctaCCAGCTAAAAAGGCGAAAACAGCAGGTAATAGTAAATTCCGGGGAAAAGCAAAATGA